A stretch of DNA from Gottschalkia acidurici 9a:
CTTCTTATTGTTACCATTATCTTAAATGCAATTACTCTGATTATATATCGTGATAAATTAGCTAAGTAAAATATCAATTTTTAACTTGTAGGGTTGGAATACAGGACGTTCACATCTTTCTTAAAAGGTGAATTAAGGGAAGTCAAATGACTTCCCTTAAAAATATATATATTTTAAACACTGTTCTAAAACATAGCTTATCTTTAAAACTTCTAATAGCTTTTATATATACCTTTTTCTCTTTTATTTTGTGTATTTCCATATATATACGACTTCTCTACTATATTTTTATATCCTTTTTTTAGAATAATATTTTTAATATAGTCAACATGAGGACATCTATCAGAGTGATGATTATCAGTTACTATACACGATGACAAGTGGATAAAAACATTACCTTTATTTAGGTCATTAAACATTTTAGACTTTTTAGCAAATTGCTCTAGTTTTGCTGCTAAACTTTTTCCACAACATCCACCACAAGTAAAAGAAATATATCTTATATCTTCTTCATATTTCTCAAACATTCCCTCTCTCTTATAGAAAGCATCAGTACAGGCAATACCACTACATCTCCTATGTGTAAGATCACATTGAATAATAACAACATATTTTATATCCATATTAATTCCTCCCTTTAATTATTAATATCTACTCTATAACCTACTTTACTTTGAATCCCTTTTGAAAATAGTGTATCATAGTATTGTATATATCGTTATATACAGTT
This window harbors:
- a CDS encoding CGGC domain-containing protein, with translation MDIKYVVIIQCDLTHRRCSGIACTDAFYKREGMFEKYEEDIRYISFTCGGCCGKSLAAKLEQFAKKSKMFNDLNKGNVFIHLSSCIVTDNHHSDRCPHVDYIKNIILKKGYKNIVEKSYIYGNTQNKREKGIYKSY